From a single Aerosakkonema funiforme FACHB-1375 genomic region:
- a CDS encoding ParA family protein yields the protein MSNNKVISLFNQAGGVGKTTITLNLGYQLSKRGNKVLLIDIDPQGSLTLFMGIDPASLEKTVFDAIVNEEPLSILNKIHGMDLAPTNINLSAAEIQLVNMDFREVRLLDAIAPIKDSYDFILIDCPPSLGLLSYISLVAATHVLVPIETHYKAFEGTNLLLQTVARVRKKGNRTLQIAGFVPSRYAATNSQDKRTLKAIQEQFAPVAPVYSPIPRITAFVDASEKQVPLAVYEPRNAVIKILDQLAAKMEKLNAK from the coding sequence ATGTCCAATAATAAGGTAATCTCGCTATTCAATCAAGCGGGCGGAGTGGGTAAAACGACAATTACACTCAACCTGGGCTATCAACTTTCAAAACGTGGCAATAAAGTTCTTCTCATCGATATCGATCCCCAAGGTTCTCTCACACTCTTCATGGGGATTGACCCCGCTTCCTTAGAAAAAACAGTATTCGATGCCATCGTCAACGAAGAACCTCTATCTATCCTCAATAAAATTCACGGTATGGATTTGGCTCCTACCAACATTAATCTCAGTGCTGCCGAAATCCAACTGGTGAATATGGATTTTCGAGAAGTTCGCCTACTTGATGCGATCGCTCCCATTAAGGACAGCTACGACTTCATCCTCATCGACTGTCCTCCCAGTTTAGGACTATTGAGCTATATCAGTTTGGTAGCTGCTACTCATGTTTTAGTGCCGATCGAAACTCACTATAAAGCATTTGAAGGAACAAACCTCCTTTTACAAACCGTCGCTAGAGTCAGAAAAAAAGGAAATCGCACCTTACAAATAGCCGGATTCGTTCCTTCTCGTTACGCCGCGACTAACTCCCAGGACAAACGCACTCTCAAAGCAATTCAAGAGCAATTTGCTCCCGTCGCTCCGGTTTACAGCCCAATCCCGCGAATAACTGCTTTTGTAGATGCGTCAGAAAAACAAGTTCCGCTTGCTGTCTACGAACCCAGGAATGCTGTCATTAAAATATTAGACCAGTTAGCTGCAAAAATGGAGAAACTAAATGCCAAGTAA
- a CDS encoding ParB/RepB/Spo0J family partition protein, whose product MPSKNDQPYKGKANLNVLFGDDETDGSSEKLLNIDSIKLPASQPRRYFDDRAMQSLVESIKADGILQPLLVRPLNDGKYELIAGERRYRAAREIGLKEVPVTIRELTEQQALHIALVENLQREDLNPVEETEGILELLSHHLEYSTDDVSKLLYRMQNDVQRTNDNVILQPEAETVIEVFERLGKMGWESFVSNRLSLLKLPKDILEKLREGKIEYTKARAIAKVKDESARKELLETAIAENLSLTQIKERIAALKTGTLSEKPEEGLKNQIKEALTKANKSKVWSDPKKQKRLQKILTDLEALLTT is encoded by the coding sequence ATGCCAAGTAAAAACGACCAACCATATAAAGGGAAAGCCAACTTGAACGTTTTGTTTGGAGATGATGAGACGGATGGATCTTCAGAGAAGCTATTAAATATTGATTCGATAAAACTTCCAGCTTCTCAACCCCGTCGATACTTCGACGATCGCGCAATGCAGTCTTTGGTTGAATCCATTAAAGCCGATGGCATTCTCCAACCTTTATTGGTTCGACCTCTGAATGATGGTAAATACGAACTAATCGCAGGCGAAAGGCGCTACAGAGCCGCTCGTGAAATCGGGTTGAAAGAAGTTCCCGTTACTATTCGGGAACTAACGGAACAACAAGCATTACACATAGCTTTGGTCGAAAACCTGCAAAGGGAAGACCTCAATCCGGTAGAAGAAACTGAAGGTATTCTGGAACTGCTTTCCCATCACCTCGAATACTCGACCGATGATGTTAGCAAGCTGCTTTACCGAATGCAAAATGACGTTCAACGAACGAATGATAACGTTATCCTTCAGCCAGAAGCCGAAACGGTGATAGAGGTATTCGAGCGGTTAGGGAAGATGGGATGGGAGTCGTTTGTCAGCAATCGGCTTTCTCTTTTGAAACTTCCAAAGGACATACTTGAGAAACTTCGAGAAGGAAAAATCGAGTACACGAAGGCGCGTGCGATCGCGAAAGTAAAAGACGAGTCAGCTAGAAAAGAATTGCTCGAAACTGCTATTGCCGAAAATCTTTCTTTAACTCAGATTAAAGAACGAATTGCCGCCCTCAAAACAGGTACATTGTCAGAAAAACCAGAGGAGGGTCTGAAAAACCAAATTAAAGAAGCTTTGACGAAAGCTAACAAATCAAAAGTTTGGAGCGACCCTAAAAAGCAGAAACGTCTCCAAAAAATCCTCACCGACCTAGAAGCTTTGTTAACAACTTAA
- a CDS encoding ATP-binding response regulator yields MKNKPSKILAVDDVADNLFMIQTILSEEGYHVSTSDNGLDAIASIEASPPDLILLDVMMPHVDGYEVTFRIRSNTQLPFIPILLVTADDSTNIADGLDLGADDFVCKPIEVQELLARVRSLLRLKHSIDAMQEMTRAKEDFVSRLTHDLRTPLVAADRMLSLLYRGKFGELPSQAVEAITTVSDSNENLLALVNTLLEVHRFEAGCKRLAIAPFNLNKMIRDVVKELEHLAVEKNLSLIYEDTTPIKIKGDCIELRRVITNLVGNAIKFTDIGQVKIAVRQDTESVSISVEDTGPGIRPSEQTMLFERFRTGNHAGAGCGLGLHLSRRIVEAHKGSIQVKSTVSKGSVFTVHLPNSI; encoded by the coding sequence ATGAAAAATAAGCCTAGCAAAATTTTGGCAGTTGATGATGTAGCCGATAACTTATTTATGATCCAAACCATCCTTTCAGAAGAAGGCTACCACGTCAGTACGAGTGACAACGGACTAGATGCGATCGCAAGTATCGAAGCATCGCCACCAGATTTAATCCTTCTGGATGTGATGATGCCTCATGTTGACGGTTACGAAGTGACTTTCAGAATTCGCTCTAATACTCAACTGCCTTTTATTCCAATTCTGCTTGTTACGGCTGACGATTCAACGAATATAGCAGATGGGCTGGATTTGGGTGCTGATGATTTCGTCTGCAAACCAATTGAAGTGCAAGAATTATTGGCTCGCGTCCGCAGTCTTCTCAGGTTGAAACATAGCATCGATGCGATGCAGGAAATGACAAGGGCGAAAGAGGATTTTGTTTCGCGTCTTACCCACGATCTGCGAACGCCATTAGTAGCAGCCGATCGAATGTTGTCTCTACTCTACCGAGGGAAATTTGGGGAACTGCCAAGTCAGGCGGTAGAAGCAATAACGACAGTCAGCGATAGCAATGAAAATTTACTCGCATTAGTCAATACTCTATTGGAGGTACATCGATTTGAAGCTGGATGTAAGAGATTAGCGATCGCACCTTTCAACCTTAACAAGATGATTCGAGACGTGGTAAAAGAACTAGAACATCTGGCTGTTGAAAAAAATCTGTCTTTAATTTATGAAGATACAACTCCAATCAAAATTAAGGGAGACTGTATCGAACTCCGCCGAGTGATAACCAACTTAGTCGGAAATGCGATTAAGTTCACCGATATCGGTCAGGTAAAAATTGCTGTTCGTCAAGATACTGAATCCGTAAGCATTAGCGTAGAAGATACTGGGCCAGGTATTAGACCTTCAGAGCAAACTATGCTGTTTGAAAGATTTCGTACTGGAAATCATGCTGGGGCTGGCTGTGGTTTAGGATTGCATCTATCCCGTCGGATTGTGGAAGCTCACAAGGGTAGTATTCAGGTTAAATCAACAGTAAGTAAAGGTAGCGTGTTTACGGTTCACCTTCCTAATTCAATCTAA